In the genome of Meles meles chromosome 2, mMelMel3.1 paternal haplotype, whole genome shotgun sequence, one region contains:
- the RPL34 gene encoding 60S ribosomal protein L34, which produces MVQRLTYRRRLSYNTASNKTRLSRTPGNRIVYLYTKKVGKAPKSACGVCPGRLRGVRAVRPKVLMRLSKTKKHVSRAYGGSMCAKCVRDRIKRAFLIEEQKIVVKVLKAQAQSQKAK; this is translated from the exons ATGGTCCAGCGTTTGACCTACCGTCGTAGGCTGTCCTACAATACAGCCTCTAATAAAACTAGGCT GTCCCGAACCCCGGGTAATAGAATCGTTTACCTTTATACCAAGAAGGTTGGGAAAGCACCAAAATCTGCATGTGGCGTGTGCCCAGGCCGACTTCGAGGA GTTCGTGCTGTGAGACCTAAAGTGCTTATGAGGTTGTCTAAAACGAAAAAACATGTCAGCAGGGCCTACGGTGGTTCCATGTGTGCCAAGTGTGTTCGTGACAG gaTCAAGCGTGCTTTCCTTATCGAGGAGCAGAAAATCGTTGTGAAAGTGTTGAAGGCACAAGCACAGAGTCAGaaagctaaataa